The Acinonyx jubatus isolate Ajub_Pintada_27869175 chromosome A2, VMU_Ajub_asm_v1.0, whole genome shotgun sequence genomic sequence aaactgaggctggggggggggggagggggcgccgccTTCCGGGGGTCCCCAGCCCCGGCCGGTGCGCCCACCACCCCGCACCCTCACGAtcactgctccctccctccctccccccccccccccacctggcgCTGCAGGTCTCGGCGCGGAAGATGGCCGGCGGTGTGGACGGCCCCATCGGGATCCCGTTCCCTGACCACAGCAGCGACATCCTGAGCGGACTCAACGAGCAGCGGACGCAGGGCCTGCTGTGCGACGTGGTGATCCTGGTGGAGGGCCGGGAGTTCCCCACGCACCGCTCGGTGCTGGCGGCCTGCAGCCAGTACTTCAAGAAGCTGTTCACGTCGGGCGCCGTGGTGGACCAGCAGAACGTGTATGAGATCGACTTCGTCAGTGCCGAGGCCCTCACGGCCCTCATGGACTTCGCCTACACGGCCACGCTCACCGTCAGCACGGCCAACGTGGGCGACATCCTCAGCGCCGCCCGCCTGCTGGAGATCCCCGCCGTGAGCCACGTCTGCGCCGACCTCCTCGACCGGCAGATCCTGGCGGCCGACGCGGGCGCCGACGCCGGGCAGCTGGACCTCGTGGATCAGACCGACCAGCGGAACCTCCTCCGGGCCAAGGAGTACCTCGAGTTCTTCCAGAGCAACCCCATGAACAGCCTGCCCCCCACCGCCGCCTTCCCCTGGTCTGCTTTCGGCACGTCCGACGAGGACTTGGACGCCACCAAGGAGGCCGTGGCCGCGGCCGTGGCCGCCGTGGCCGCCGGCGACTGCAATGGCTTGGACTTCTACGGGCCGGGGCCGCCGGCCGAGCGGCCCTCGGCCGGGGACGCGGACGAGGGCGACAGCAACCCGGGCCTGTGGCCGGAGCGGGACGAGGACGCCCCGGCCGGGGGCCTCTTCCCGCCGCCCGTGGCCCCGCCGGCCACCGCCACGCAGAACGGCCACTACggccggggtggggaggaggaagcggCCTCGCTGTCGGAGGCGGCCCCCGAGCCGGGCGACTCTCCGGGCTTCCTGTCGGGCGCGGCCGAGGACGGGGACGGGGACGGGCCCGACGCGGATGGGCTGGCGGCCAGCACGCTGCTGCAGCAGATGATGTCATCGGtgggccgggcgggggcggcggcggcggcggcggcgggggacAGCGACGACGAGTCGCGGGCGGACGACAAGGGCGTCGTGGACTACTACCTGAAGTACTTCAGCGGCGCCCACGACGGGGATGTTTACCCGGCCTGGTCGCAGAAGGTGGAAAAGAAGATCCGGGCCAAGGCCTTCCAGAAGTGCCCCATCTGCGAGAAGGTCATCCAGGGCGCCGGCAAGCTGCCGCGGCACATCCGGACCCACACCGGAGAGAAGCCCTACGAGTGCAACATCTGCAAAGTCCGATTCACCAGGTGAGCCGGTGCGCCGCGGGGGCGGGGGACGGGGTGCAGCGGGCACGCCGGGACCCCCGCTCCCCCGCAGCACCGCTGTCCCCTCCAGGGATGGTGCTTTCTCGGTCTCGGGCGGGGGAGGGCTCGGGCACTCCCCAGGCCGAGCCCATAGGCCCTGGGGGCCGGACCACGGGAGGCTCAGGCTCGAGGGAAGGCCCgggagtcgggggtggggggcgttcTTCTCCTCCGGACTGGAGGCCCTACGTTTGCCGTAGGGCAGGGGGAGCCGGGCTGCCTCCCTGAGTCTCCCAGGAGCCCCGGGGGACTCGCTCTACTCGGCCAGCATTTACGGAGCACCTGCTGGGTGCCAGGCCCTGTCCTAGGCCCCGGGGGACCCAGGGGTGGCGAGGCACGCCAGAATCCCCGTGCGGGCCATGGGGCGCGTGTGAGCTAAAACCACCGAGTTGAGAACGCAAGTTGGGAGCAGAGAACCAGGGAGGGGGCGGCGGCTGTTTTAAACAGAGAGCTGAGTCCCCGAGGAGGGAAGCACcactgcaaaggccctgaggccagtTCAGCTTGGGGGTCGCGGCAGCAGCAGGAGGGAAATGGACATGGGGAGCCACGGGGTTTGGTCCCTAGGCAGGAGGAGTGGGAGGCCAGGCTAGGGGAATTTGTGATTGGGTCTTAAGAGTCCAGAGCTGGCTGGCTGGGCCCTGTGGGCCAGCCGgcggcagggggggaggggggggtgcggggggctgGCGTGCAGGGGCCTGGCCAGGCTGGGTGACTCAGCatcaccccctacccccacccgcCCTGGGGTTCCCCCAGCCACGCCCACCCAGGCTGAAGAAAGAGGCCATTGTCCCAGCTTCCCGGCCCTGCCCCATGGGGACAGGATCTAGGGGCTGACCCCcggccccttccccaccaggCCAGGAGAAGAGGGTGTGGCCCAGACTGCACGGCTCGGGACCCTAAGCAGGCGGTAAAGGGTGCCAGCTGGGAGGTAGGAATCTAGTTGGGGGCCTGCCCCCCCCATTTGGTGAGATTGGGGCGCTGTTAGTCTTGGGGCTGCCTCTTCCTCCAGACAGGGGTCGTAACGTGGCTGTGGGCCGTGCCCTCAGGGTCTCTGGGCCCAGGAGGGGCAGCTTTGTAGAGGCCCAGTAAGCCAGGATCTGGAGGGGTGAGCAGGGTGAGAAGGGGCCTGGGGCTCCctgacactcccccccccccccccccgccccggtcccaCACCCCCAATGACAGGCCTCAGGTGGCTTCATTCTGAACTGGAGTTCTCTTGGCTACCCCACCCTGACTCAGGCTGATCCTGTTTAccaggcagggaaactgaggcagggagcacCACACCAGGCCGGGCCTCTACCCCCACGTGCCCACCTGGCTCCTCTTTGCCCCCAACCCAGGGCCCCAGCCCCCACGCCTTCCTCCAGGCCAGGgagcccaggggcccctgtgagTCACACTAGAGAGTTGAGTAAGCGGGGCCTGTGGCAGCCGGGGCTATAATTACCCGGACCAGGGCTCGGGGTGACGAAACAGGCtgcttccacccccaccccaccaccggGCAGCCCCTGGCCCGCTGTGCAGCCTGGGACAGGTcgctttgcctctctgagccttaactGGGGgagtctctctgctcctcagtcGGAGTCCCTGCTGTCCCCTCTGGACCTGGCCCGCGCTGGGATCTGGACGGGACAAGCGGGAGACCGTGTTTGTAGACTctgaggaggtggagggaagggagctCCCTCGGGGCTAAGAGACCCGGGTGGTCCAGGGAACCACTGTGACCCGAGTGACAGGAGTTCACTGTGTCCCGAGTTCTGTTGACTCACGTGGGATTATAAGGCTGGAGAAGAGGCAGGGGTCTGGTTGCAAAGGGCCAGGCCTTGAACCTCAGGGCAATAGGGAGGCTTGAAAGGGTTAGAGCTCTGTGGGTGGTGCCAGAGGTAGGGACCTGGGGCTAGAAGAGCCTGGGGAGAACAAGTCTCTGGGGAGTgggaaaggcttcctggaggaggagggacattTGAGATGGGGCTTTGACGGATGCATAGGAGTTTGTCGGTCCCGGCACTGAGCATTGTGGTAGGTGTGAAAAGTGAGAGGCCCAGGATGGCTGAGCCGTAGGGTGCAAGAGGCTGCAGCAAGGAACGGGTCAGATGCTGGCCAGGGTTCCGGAGACCCaggtctctgcccctgccctgtggaTTCCAGGCAGGAATCCTCTCCCACGGCTAGAGGCCAACCCAGCGATCACGTGAGTCACCTCTGTGATTTGACATCTTCCGGTAGgcgcattttttaaaaagtgaaaggaacAGGTGAAAGTAACTCGAGTCGTGTTTGACGTCCATTTTTCTTGCGTTCAACGCGTAATCAGCGTACAGAGCTCTAAGCGAGCCAGTTTGCAGGACACGTTACGCGAACGAAGCCTTCAAGATCTGGGGCGCCTTTTGGACTTGGCGGCCCATCTCAGCTTGAAGAGGCCTCGTCTCGAGGGTTCGGGCCGCGTGTGAGAGCCGTGGCTGCTGTGTGAGACAGAGCAGCACCCGGACTGTCGTTGCTTTAGGGCTGATCCGTTGGCCAGCTTGGCTGGCTCCGCACCGTTCCCTGTGGGGCGAGATGGGCAGGCAGGGGCCCCGGAATCACCCGGGCCCCGCTGTCCTGCGGCTCGCAGTCCAGGCAGGCAGACAGATGAGGAACAAGGAAACTGGCACACAAACGAGAGTGAGAGGTGGTGGCCTGAGGGACGCGGGGTGGGTTGGGTGGAgtgcgaggtggggaggggcctgtCTGAGGAAGTGACGTCTGAGCTGGAAGTCAGATATGAAGGTCCGGTTAAAAAGTGCTCCAGGCAgcaggaacagcatgtgcaaaggtcctgaagtAGGCTTGTGCTCAGTCTGTTGTAGTGACAGCCAGGAATCCAGCGCGGCcagagcagagaaagacagaggtgcTGGGGGAGTTGACGGAGACTGGGGGCTGTGGGGTGGAGACCCTCTGTCCCAGAATGCAGGACTTTCGGTCTTAGAGACCAGGACAGTTGGCCACCCTCTCTGTTACCAAACACCCTGGCGTGTTGCCTCATGCCCTGTAGTATTTTCCAGCACCGGAAACAGGGTCTGGTATtcagcaggcactcagtaaatgcctAGTGTTGTGAATGAATGCAGGTGCCACAGGCAGAACCCCCAGAGGGAAGCCccattatttccctccttctatgGATGAGAGAAAAGGGGTTCGGAGAGGTTCCGCCatttgagtgggggtgggggggggagtgcaaGGCGTTTTCCAGCCCCTGTGGGTGTCGCTTCCCCAGGGCAGAGGGCCCACGTCTCGGGCCCACGGCCCCGGGTGCCCCGGTATTCCCGGGCTCGTCCCCACCCCTGCGCGGAGGGCCCACGTCTCCGGCCGTGGCCCGCGGGGCTCGGGGTGGTGCGGCGCCCGCTGAccacccccccctccgccccgcccaCAGGCAGGACAAGCTCAAGGTCCACATGAGGAAGCACACGGGCGAGAAACCGTACCTGTGTCAGCAGTGCGGGGCGGCCTTCGCGCACAACTACGACCTGAAGAACCACATGCGCGTGCACACCGGCCTGCGCCCCTACCAGTGTGACAGTTGCTGCAAGACCTTCGTGCGCTCCGACCACCTGCACAGACACCTCAAGAAGGACGGCTGCAACGGCGTCCCCTCGCGCCGCGGCCGCAAGCCCCGCGTGCGGGGCGGGGCGCTCGGGGGGCCCGACCCCTCCCCGGGGGCCGCCGCCCCGCCCGGCGCCGCGGCCCCGCCCGGCTCCCCCGACGGCCGGCGCAACGGCCGGGAGAAGCACTTTAaggacgaggacgaggacgaggacgaggCCGGCGCCGATGGCCTGAGCAGGTTGAATGTAGCGGGTGCCGGCGGAGGGGGAGGCGACGGGGGCGCCGGGGCCACCGCCGACGGCAGCTTCGCGGCCGGACTTGCCtgaaaaccaaaaagagaaaacagaaacccgagagagagagagagagagagagagagacagagagagagagaaaatcacccaccacccccccaaaaacacaaaaaaagaaaatctatctatatacagatatctatatctatatatatatatacagatatatatatatgaggcgCCACAGAATCTAGGGTAGTgcttttctgagatttttctccttcatgATGTTCTCTCCCTCCGCGGGGACCCTCGCCCCCGCTCCGGCTCCCCATACCCCCACCCCGCCGACGGGTTTCGGGGCTCGGTTTGGGGTTTTTGTGGGACATCTAGAttctgagccccccccccccccccgcggggcacacccagcatggagtctgGGGTCCCATCTGAGGCCTGGTCAGGGCCCCAGGCgccaggtgggggtgagggtggccGCGGGggctggggcactggggtgggcTTTTGTTTTGCATCCCCTCGCTGGTTTCTATGAGTCTTTCAGACAAGACCTTAAATGATCTCTGTCCGCTGTGAGTGGACGTTAAAATgcaccctgtccccacccccaccctccttcctcagGGCACTTACTAAGTGggggtctccccccccccccccacctccctgcctcccgctCCTGCCTGTGGTCCTGTATGTGTCCTGGCCGCTGTGACACAAATCTATTTATTTCCAGGTCCGGAGAGGGGAGTCGGGggagggggtgccagggtggctccctgggggggggggggctgccgcCGCCTCCCTTCACGGCACTTACGCCCTGGCGGACCCCCCCCCTCGGACTGCCGCTCAGGgcgccccgccaccccccccccccaggccgtGCTCCCTGACCCAGGCCACCCAGACCCCATGAGACGTTTGGagattcaaaacatttttgtctttacCCTCCCCTTAGCCCTCTCCCcagtttttaaagcactttttagatttttttttcttttcctccttaaaaacaaaatttatatatagatatatatagatatatatatataaaatatactttcctCAGAGGAGCAAAGCAACAGTGTGGGGTGGACGAGGCCAGAGCGGAGGGAGCCCAGGGTCTCgaggtggcagggaggagggaagagtcCAGACGTTCTCGTGtcacaaaagcaataaagacaacattttacaaaatgaaaggaaaaaaaaacaaaaaaccacaaaaaaacacacaaaaaaaagacaaccaaccACAAATAGAAGTCTTGGCACTTTGTAACAGAACGGGTACTATACTTTATcttaattcttaatttaaaaacatgtttacaaGTTGCAACCAACTTCTATGAAAAGtcgaaaagacaaaaaaaataaaaaataaaagagagcgagcgagagagagcgagcgagagagagagcaaaaagaaattcctaaaagtcaatttatttttgtacaaaataataaaaaaaaaaacccaccgcAGATGCAGAATCCACTTCTGTTCCCCGAGGTGAGAGGGGTCAGGAAGGCACGGGGGCGAGGTCTTCTGAGGTATTCGTGCTTTGACCCGGGGGCTTGCCTTGCAGGCAGGAccgtggggtttttttgtgtttctgccgtgtccccccccccccattctgtcCCATTTTGGTTCTGATTCGGAGGTGTCTCATCACCTGCCAGCCATACGATGGCCACCCGTGTCTGCGGGGACCCTCCTTACTGACTCCCCAGCTCAGGGATGGGCCCGAGAGAGGGCTGGCCTTCCAACCAGCTAGAGCAatccagtcccccccccccaccccctgccctcgcCCCTCGCCCACTTTGGGGCTCCCCGCCCTGCAGCATGGCCGCCCTTCCTTGTGGCCACCAAGGAGCCGCCATCTGGGACAGGTCAACCCCGTCGAGGTGGGTGGCGGGGCCCCACCTCCAGGGCCTTATattcccccaggcacccctctttttattCAAAGGCACTGACTGTAATCTGGGGGCTGGCACCCGcctccccccagcctctggctcccCAAAGGCCCGGTACTGACCGAGCCACAGGCCACGGAcgggggccagggctggggagaccGTGTTGCCAGAGGCCAGGGCACCCTCACCCCAACGCCCTCTCGCATATGCAATGCCTAGCGTGGGACCCTGTAAATAGACGCTCTGTCAAGCCGAGACCCTCCCCCATCAAAGCCCAAGGTGAGGGgtgcccctgctcccccccccctccagctgCTGGCCCGTCTCCCTGTGCCCCTTTGCTCTGTGACAGACCccgtcttgtctttttttttttttttttttttaaagggaagctTTTTAAGAAGGCAACTTTCATCATTGTTTCTACAGGATACTATTCATCACCCCTCCCCCCGAGCCCGTCAGCCCCCCAAATGTCTCAGGACCCCCCCTCCTgagggggggtggcaggggagccCAGGGCCGGGTGGCCTCCCTCACACCCCGGTGTCATAGAGTAAGCCCTTTTGGAGAACCATCTGTGGAGGCCAAGCAGAGAGCTCGAGCGCCCAGGccagggacccccccccaccccaccccagctgagaGGTTCCCTGAGGGGAcagccctctcccccccccccatacacccCCTCGCAATAAAACCAACTGAAAAATCACAGCTGTCGTCCTGGCCAGTGGGGGCGGCTggactcggggtgggggggatcaaGGCCTCTGGGACTATGGCGGGGGCAAGGGCTGAATCCCCGCCGAGCACACTTTTAACACAGACTTCCTCGGGAATTGCACTAAACCCCTGCCCCTAGCTCTGAGCTCCGCTTCTGATCGCCCTGCCCACCCACTCCGCCTTAACCCCTGGCCCGCCCGCCCGTCCTAGGGGCCGCAGTGTCCGCATGGGCCCAGCGCCGGGACCCCGGCCCCTGACCCCGCGCAATCACATACTGTACATAGACGTGGAtcgattttatttttattctttaaattaagGTCGTGATCAAGTGTTGCCAAAGATACTGCTGAGTTCTCGCGtttcaggaaacaaacaaacaaaaaaaaaaatatttgagggggAGCGTGCTGACTGGTCAGAAAGGACACAGCAAaacgtttttttgtttggttgtttggggtttttttttttttttgtgttttctttttttggggtgttttttttttttaactgcctggtacaaaaaaaaaaaaaagaaaagaaaaacaaagcgaAATTGTTATTTCCATCATCTTGGTGAAGTTGGGTggatgtgtgtgcgcgtgtgtgcgagAGTGAGGTCCGGGCCAGGGGCTCCGGGCAGGGTTGTGGGGGGagctcccgggggggggggggggggaggtgtgtgCCGGAGGGCCTCCCCCAACACCCCCCGGAGCGGTCAGCTGACCTGTGGGACCTAGGAGAGAGGCTAACACCCTTGCTACTTCTCCCTGCCTAGCACCCCCCCACACCCTGACCCCACCTTttgagattaagaaaaaaaaaaaaaagcaaaaaaacactacaaaacagaaaaaaaaaaaaaaaaacttaaaacccaGTGAATGTAAAGTTCCGGACCAGGCCCAGCCTGGCACGGGTGTGGGCCTGCGCCTCTCCGGGTTCCAGCAGGCCATACCAAAGTCGGCCCCCCCTTGGGTGGCTTGCCCAGGAGACCCCCCCTGTGGCCATCTCGTCGCCATTTGTACCTGGCTGTCCCTTTGCTTCCttccggggttggggggggtggtggcgggagccgggggggggggggcagcagcaTTGGACACGTCGCGCATGGTGGGGTCGAGGCTGGgccgggcggggggaggggccccCCAGGACCGAGGCAGTCCAGGCAGCCGGGATTGTAGGAGGCCAGACAGAGTGAAAGGAAAAGCaggacaaaaaatttaaaacagaaaaaaaaaaaaaaaaaaaaaagcaaaaatcctattttttgagaaagaaagatatttatatttgcagttttattttaaaaagttatttaagctGAGGAAGCAGCCTTCCTGGAGGGCGGCTGGCGCAGGACGGGTCAGGGCCTGGGGGCTCGGGCGCCCCGGGAGCCATAACCTCAGAGTTCAGACTAGCTCGCACTAAGGACATAGATTTACAcagggggtgggcaggcagggccaggaggtggaggggctggggagacccCCGTCCCGATGCCGGGGCTGCCTGGAGGCCATGGCCAGGGTTCCTGAGGCCCAgggtcccccccgcccctcccaggcCCAGATACAAGGTGCCTTGGACTTTGGGGGGCCGGGCCTGgtgaacggggtggggggggggggcaggggcggtgCCCGggggcacagagcacagagcagaCATTCCATAGACTGTATTTGAGAGTCTTTATAAAGtgtgggagatttaaaaaaatcaattgataaAAATGcacttttgggggtgggggggagaagctttaaaagtaataaaaacaaaaacaaaaagacaaaagatgaaaaaccagacaaaaaaaaatcatttttcttgtaCATAAAAACCACTAAACGCAGCCTGTTACGACCGCTGCTGCCTCATTTGCCTGATTTTGatgttctttgtgttttgtttgggggaggtggggagcaggggacgGTGGGTGGGGGCTTGGGGGCCCCTTCCCTGAGGGTCCGGGCTCACGCACCCACACCAGTCAGGGCCCCTGTAGTGACCTGGCCTCGGGGCTCCCGGGGTGGGCGGGTGTCCCCAGCATCGGCAGGCCCAGGGCCCCTACAGAGGAGGTGACCCACAGTGTGGGCTTGGCAGGTGGCACTGGGAAGGGGCccgggggggcgggcagggagagCTGGCTGGACGTGCTTCTCCATCGCTTCCAGCTGCAGGGTTTCTGTAGCCCggtgggcggcggcggcgggggggggggcgggaatggTGGTGGCTGGCTGGGGCACCCCAAGTCTGTCagaggcccccaccccaccccgtgcGGCCCCGCGCTGGTCCCGGGACATGACCGAGGATCCGAGCTGGCTGCTCCCCGGACATCCCCCGGGAAGAAGGGGGGCCAAAGCCCAAGCACTGATGAAGGGTCCTGGACTGCAGCCCCCACATCTGGGTTGGGGTTCCCAAACATGGGCACTTTCGGGCCCGGGAAGAGGCCCTCCCTTCTGTTGCCCAGTTGGGCTCAGGCCAGCAGGACCCAGACtgggggggtggcagaggggaCTGAGGGGCCGCAGGCTGGGAGAGCAGTGGGGGGgggccttggggggggggtgggggggatacaGGGTGCCGGCTCCAGGGGTCACGTGGCTGCACACGTGGCGTTCGAACCCAGGCCTCCACCTCAGCTGAGTGAGGGTGGGGCcggcgggggctgggggcagccACCAGCCCCACAAGGGCCTGGTCACCCGTGCTCCCAAGTCCACTGGGAGGCTTGTTTTTCATTGGAAGTATTCACACACATCTCCCCCTGTAAAGCCAGAGGCTTTAGCGCATCCCAACAACTATGGAATTGTCACCTCTAAGCTCCAGAACATTCCATGACCCCCAGAAGTGCCATTCCCCATTAGCAGTCACGGTcacaccttccccccccccccccccccgtgttccACTTCCTGTCCCCGGGCGGGcctgttctggacgtttcacaCACGCGGGCCCACACCCCGCATGGCCTCTGGCTTCCGGGTCCCTCCCTGAGCGTCGTGTGTCCGGGGTCCgtccgcggggcggcgggggtgggcgcCTCGCTCCTGTTCAAGGTCCGATCACGTTCCCGCCCGAGGACGCGTCTCCATCTGCTGGCCCGTCGGCGGACGCTGGGTGGTTCCCACCTTTGGGCGCCCCTCAGTCACGCTGCCCTGCAGGTGCGTGTCGGGAGTTCCCACGCGACCCGGCTCCCTCTACCTTCGGGTGGGTCGCGAGGACGGGGCTGGCCGGCTGGTGGTCGCTCCGTGTTGCGCCTGGGGAGGGCCCGCTATCCCGTCTTCCGGAGCGGCCGCCCCACTCTCCACGCCCACGAGCCTCCGGTCCCCCCAGCCTCGCCTGCACTTGCTACTGGGCCGGGGACGCCAGCCCTCCCCGCGGCGGAGGGGCGGTGGCTCCGGGCTGCGTCTCCCGGTGGCCGGTGAGGAGGCTCAGCATCTTTCCACGAGCCTACTGGCCATTTGTGTGCTTTCTTGGCCAggcaggggagcagggacagTCCTGGGGTTTGGTGGCTCTGGTTCAGCTCCTCACCGGACCTAGCAGGAAGACGCCGGGCCCAGCGGCCAAAGCGAAACCTTCCTCACTGGACCGAAGGCCGCGCTTCTTGGATCCTGAACACCGCGGGGCAGAAGGGAACGGtcaagggcgggggtgggggggggttgtctTGGTCCTTTGACGCCCTCGCCCCCAGCCAAGGCCCCAGCACACAGAGAAGACGCCCCGGTGGCTTCACCTTGaccttttttatttgtgttttttaaaaacaattaaattagaaTACAAATATTAGAAAACGGTGGCCCTCAGCGGCCCGTGCAGACGGAGGGGCCGCACTGCACAGCCGAGTTTATACAGTAAAACTGAATTTGCCCTCGGCCAGATTGATGTCCCTTTCTTCTTTAGACCTGAAATGATATTGCTTCCTGACTACAAGAGTTCTGTTTATACAAAGGAAATTattctggggcagggggtgggcagcaaagaagaaaagaagcgaGACAGAACGGGGCAGAGGCGGTGGGAGAA encodes the following:
- the ZBTB7A gene encoding zinc finger and BTB domain-containing protein 7A yields the protein MAGGVDGPIGIPFPDHSSDILSGLNEQRTQGLLCDVVILVEGREFPTHRSVLAACSQYFKKLFTSGAVVDQQNVYEIDFVSAEALTALMDFAYTATLTVSTANVGDILSAARLLEIPAVSHVCADLLDRQILAADAGADAGQLDLVDQTDQRNLLRAKEYLEFFQSNPMNSLPPTAAFPWSAFGTSDEDLDATKEAVAAAVAAVAAGDCNGLDFYGPGPPAERPSAGDADEGDSNPGLWPERDEDAPAGGLFPPPVAPPATATQNGHYGRGGEEEAASLSEAAPEPGDSPGFLSGAAEDGDGDGPDADGLAASTLLQQMMSSVGRAGAAAAAAAGDSDDESRADDKGVVDYYLKYFSGAHDGDVYPAWSQKVEKKIRAKAFQKCPICEKVIQGAGKLPRHIRTHTGEKPYECNICKVRFTRQDKLKVHMRKHTGEKPYLCQQCGAAFAHNYDLKNHMRVHTGLRPYQCDSCCKTFVRSDHLHRHLKKDGCNGVPSRRGRKPRVRGGALGGPDPSPGAAAPPGAAAPPGSPDGRRNGREKHFKDEDEDEDEAGADGLSRLNVAGAGGGGGDGGAGATADGSFAAGLA